aggctaaatttttttatttggctaaaaaaaataaagttttagttaatctttttatcgaatttgacctgaaaataaagatttattcaatttgtagacaataaatttgcgtcgagaaaataaaatcaagaccgaaaatatcgcaacaatcgtagtatttaatttcgaatatttgagtgtacaatctctatgaatcctctgattcttcttttcaatggtaaataaattcaagggcttttgaacttgatcttgaatctatgtttgctactacgaacgatgatcttgttcttgagcttgagcttgattgcttggaCTTGAACTTGATGTggtcttcgttcttgagcttgaacttgatttgttcttcgttcttgagcttgaacttgatttgttcttcgttcttgagcttgaacttgatttcttgaaattgaacttgaagcttgaaacttgtggaggaacttgcagcgtttgatccacgagctctttcttgcttcttgttataacttctggtgctttttctgagttatgaagacccctatttatagttgtggaagggaagagttgtgataagaacaaactctttccgaccaatcaaattgaagtatgACATGGccacatttgattggccagaacatgtcacttgcacacgtggctcgatttcattggccttttagcgtGATCGGACATGCCTTgccattttgacacgtggcatggtcctattggctctttcgcttgacttggcgcgccacgttatttgacacgtggcaccaaactgggcctctaggaagatgacatcttgggcttaatgaagtgggctcatcactttagcccaattaaatgggctagcccaatggattaatacttatttattcaatctatatatattggacttatataattaatctaattatattagcccatatatttatttggaccaatatatcttgaatttaaaatatagtccaaattcttttatgaatttaaaatttaaatGCCTACAAATGCCTCCTACTTCAAGATTTGTCAAAATGTAGATTTGTTGAACACAAGACAAGGCTTGAAGTATTGGTACGCCATCATTTATTTTCCATCGGACAGTAGCATTTAAATTCCACGTAGCATCCCATGCATTTCTTGGTCCAAATACATTTTGTACCACTTATTTGGTGTAATCTCATATAATTGAAATTCTTAAATGGCCAAACCTTGGATGACCAATAACTTTTATAAGGATAAATAGGCAAAAAAATGCTAGCACTTCcttggaaattgaaaaaaaagatagTTAGTTTCcatctaaaattccaaatgataTAAAATCTAATTACACCAGATTCAACTACCCTTTCTTGTTTCCTACTTTAGTTGATTTTCCTttataaaaaaagtaaaataacgAAGATGGAAATTCAACGGAGTTGGTACTTGGTTGTGTATTTGGCCTATTAGAATGAATGGAAGGTTTCATTGTTGAGTAGCTAAACCGTCGGCGGCAGATTACAACTCAGAATTGCAATTCGATTTCAACTCGAATTGCAAATCGATTTCAACTCAAATTGCAATTTCTGCCGCCTCCTAACTGATCCCACATGGAGAATAGGCTAAAGCAAGCCATCTACGAAAATCTATATAAAGCCATATACTCGTGTTTATTGAGCATCAGTTCGCAGTCTTCGCAAGCCACTTGAGTCTAATTTCGTAAACTTGAAAGCATAATGTGAAggtaattttttcttcttttcttatgcttttcttgtttttttttttttttttgtaggtcaAGCGAGAAGGATGTGTTTTTGTTTAACAAGATGATCCACGCATGAAGAAGACAATCTTGGTGTGTGAGGGGATGGGTACTTATCCCTGCCCAAATATCGGACGGATTACTTTCATGGCCCGACTACCGAAGAGATTACTCttaaaatggcccgattcttggagagattactctcaatgtggcccaattcttggagaaattactctcaaaatggcccgattcttggagtgattactctcaatgtggcccaattcttggagagatgactctcaaaatggcccgatttttggagagattactcttaaagtggcccgactaccggagagattactctcaatgtggccaaCTTAAGGTGTaaagggactcatatgtccaccttaagattggaaagttatggttccttttaaggacaaacccgcAAAGAGgtcaacttaaggtgcaaagggactcatatgtccaccttaagattggaaagttatagttccttttcAGGACAAACCcgcgaagaggccaacttaaggtgcaaagggacttatatgtccaccttaagattggaaagttataaagcttcaactcgAAGATGACAAcgacttgaacacttggaaaactttgaagatttggcggactttgcagacttcaactcgaagattcggaaggcttaaacaattcaactttaagatcggcgaatttgaaaactgaaacatgaagaccgaaagacttgaagacttcaacttggggggcttaaatattttaactttacgaccgacgaacttgaagacttcaactttgagacttggagggcctaaatatttcaacttgaagatcagcggatttgaagacttcaacttaaaGACCGGCGGagttgaagacttcaacttggggacttcaacttgaatacacttgaagacttcaacttggacacttcgagggcttaaatatttcagcttctcttttgctttacattgttcGACTTTTATCTTAGTCGCATAATTTTCAACTTTACGTGCTTGTAACAAATGATTCATATCTTGCCGTGGGAGAGTCCAAATAATGAACCGTTTGATGACttcaatatctaaaatatatcCAATACTCAGAATCAAAAACCTTCAGAATCGCGCcggataatattttgaaaccaactttagaTTTCACCATgttaaaaatttcagatttgcgcagtctcaccaaaaaaattCATATATCGGTATGGAAGCCTCGAGATCGGAAGACGTCTTACTTGCCATAAATCGAAATTTAAGAGCCATATTCTCACAAATATCTTGGGGTTCAAAtctcactgaatttgaaacgTTGCGCCAAACAATCATTTCCTTAtacttgtgtttccttttgacGTCTCGCTtctcttccccttttttttaGGTAGAGGGCGAACTTggagaccaacaaacttgaaggtttggcgaacctaaagacatagagaatccctggacttcaatgcaaatacttgacatccttctaaaatcggcccattgaagatatcaatttaccaaGGAGGGTTGCCCCTTTAAATCGaatgagatcaaagttcaacaggagaatggcatttcagcttgattttgcattcctccatacttcactagaacaacaattggggcaatatgtatcttttgaacttatgcgactgaacttagaattaAACTCTAAGCTGCATACGTACCttggtgaagaggatcaagtcataccgtagttcagactgggtagatttttttttttttacatcctAACTTTTTTGTAGGCTGCCTCTTTCTAGActttcaacctagcggacttttttttttacatcctaacttttgcctaggccgcctcttttgagattttcaacctagcggacttttTTTTTTGGGCCGTACACAGTTTATACTCTTACGGGCTAGGAGTGTAGCAACATGCAATTTAGGCTCGTGCGTCAAGGAGCGTTGTAaattcaaggataatacttcttcaaaaacttgccattgatagggccgatcctcataccatctgcatcaaccaacttgtaagccccacttgaataagcttcttgtacgacatatggcccatcccattttgaagtgaacttccctacaggtttatgggaagtaattatgggtcatcgtacggcaaggacttgatctcctacttgaaaggatcttggacgaactcttttattgaaggtgcGAGACAATCGatcttgataacattcaagactctgttgagcttccaatctcttttcttcaagagcttccaactctgctaatcgaagtcgagcattttcttcatcagtgatcccttcttgaatagccagtcataacgaaggtatttgacgctcaagtggcaagacggctttgactccataaacgagtgaataaggagtcgtCTGTGTTGGCGTGCGATGAGTCgttctatatgcccatagagcttcttccatacggtcattccaatcttgtttggatttggagacaactttctttaacaagttgcatagagtcttgttgaatgcctcagctagaccattggcggcaacattgtacatcgaagagttatgTTGCTTGcagccaaagagatcacaaatcctattcatcaacctattatcaaatggctttccattatccgttattatgtaacgaggaatgcctaagcgataaataatgtttactcggatgaaacttgcaacattttcctttttacttccttaagagcaacagcttcagcccattttgagaagtagtcagttgcagccaagatgtataggtgcccaccagaggactttggcagtggtccaacaacatcctatccccaagcgtcaaatggccaggatgttaggaggttgatgaataaaattcgcattgaattgacaagccttgcatcttcgagcgtagtccaagcaatcttttaccatcattggccaataatatcccatcctttttatatgaaagtggagctttggtccggactggtgtgacccacataccccagaatatgcctcttgcaaagcttggagagcttcttcttcttctaggcatcgcaagagtactccctcaaacgaccttctgtatagagtatccttatagtaaaggaagcgaggtgcacgacgacggatttcagtccttctcctcagattttctggaagtatctcatagcataagtagtcgataatgggttgtcgctattcttctttctcaacttcagaaacagcaacaagatgcttgagttcgtTATCTTCACCTTTGACCTCATTTGGCGgtggtactacccatttttggcagacggTAACTTGCGCTTGGTCAGGCAAGGCTAATGATGAAGCTAGAGAAGCTAGAGCATcaaccttcttattttctttccttggtacatactgaatagtcacatcgctgagccaccccatcaacttttttgcgtaatcatgatatgggcgtagttcaggcttcttgacctcgtaactacccaaaagctgattgactactaactgggagtcaccaaagacttgcaattgcaattgtTTCATATCAACgaccatttcaagcccaagtattaatgcttgatattcagcaacattgttggaacagagttgtgtcaAGATGAAGGAGTAGGGCAAAACTTCACCTTgaggagtgacaaatactacgccagccccggctcccccacgatgcgcagcaccatcaaagtacatcttccatggaggttgaacttcaacgactattgcgtcctcatcaggtagttcatcagttagctcccGGTCATTAGGTAtcggatgatctgccaagaagtctaccaatgcttgtccttttacaaccttttgagggatgtacaaaatatcgattgttgaaattggaggtaccatctcgctagtcAATCACTAAGAATAGGTTTTGACATCACGGACTTGATAggatttgctttagaaacaagacggacaacatgagcttgaaagtagtgcttcaacttttgaattgagaagactagcgccagacacaacttttcaattggcgaatagttcaactcgttaggtgtcatcatcccgctcaagtagtaaagagagttttctttcccctcactattttcttgggccaacagtgctccaacagacctttcctgcgccgcaatgtatagtatcaatggctttcctGGTATAGGAGTtgctaaaactggaggcttcatcaagtatgttttgatactttcgaaggAATTGCTACAAGCTTGATCCCACTTGAAAGGAACACCTTTCTTTATGAGGTGactaaatggttggcacctcccagccaggtttgatatgaatcttctaaggtatgctagctttccttgcaaacttttcaattcatggatatctcgaggctcaggcattttcaaaataGCATCCACTTTGGattgatcaatttcgatccctctatgtcggacaatgaaaccaaggaactttccagaattaactccaaaggcacatttcaataGATTCATCataagttggtacctccggaaCAATTCAACTACCATCCTCAAGTCTTTCATGTGGtcgcccttctctcttgatttcaccaccaagtcgtcaacatagcattcgacattcttggggagaagatcgtcgaaaatattctgcatagccttttggtaagtagcaccaggattcttcaagccaaaaggcattaccttgtagcaataaataccc
This genomic stretch from Nicotiana sylvestris chromosome 9, ASM39365v2, whole genome shotgun sequence harbors:
- the LOC138878091 gene encoding uncharacterized protein, with protein sequence MVPPISTIDILYIPQKVVKGQALVDFLADHPIPNDRELTDELPDEDAIVVEVQPPWKMYFDGAAHRGGAGAGVVFVTPQGEVLPYSFILTQLCSNNVAEYQALILGLEMVVDMKQLQLQVFGDSHDVTIQYVPRKENKKVDALASLASSLALPDQAQVTVCQKWVVPPPNEVKGEDNELKHLVAVSEVEKEE